In Xanthomonas fragariae, the genomic window CCACTGGCGGCAGCGTGCGCCTGGATCAGATCGCGCGCGTGCGCGACGGCTACGCCGACCGCCGGCAGGCCGCGCTTCTCGACGGCAAGCCGGTGATCGGGCTCAGCATCTATCGCACCGAGGGCTTCGACGAAACGCAGATCGCCAACGGCGTTGCGCAGGCGCTGCAGCATCTGCAGCAGACCGGCACCCAGCTGCGCATCACTCCGGTCTCCAGCACCGTGGCCTACACCTTGGAGCAGTTCGAAGGGTCGATGTCCATGCTCTACGAGGGCGCGCTGCTGGCGGTGCTGGTGGTGTGGCTGTTCCTGCGCGACTGGCGCGCGACCCTGATCGCCGCATCGGCGCTGCCGCTGCCCATCCTGCCCGCGTTCGCGGTGATGTGGTGACTGGACTACTTGCTCAATACGCTCACCTTGCTGGCCTTGGCGATGGTGGTCGGCATCCTGGTCGATGACGCTATCGTCGAGATCGAAAACATCGAGCACCATCGGCGTATGGGCAAATCGGCCTTTCAGGCCACTGCCGATGCCGTCAACGAAATCGCATTGGTGGTCACGGCCACCACCGCAACCCTGGTGGTGGTGTTTGTACCGACCACGTTGATGGGCGGCATCCCGGGGCTGTTCTTCAAACAGTTCGGGTGGACCGCAGTGATCGCCGTGGTCGCCTCGTTGCTGGTGGCGCGCCTGATCACCCCGATCATGGCCGCCAGATTTCTCAGTTCACGCTACAGCGATCGTCCGGAACCGGCGACCGGCGCAGTGACTGCCAGCTATTTGCGGATGGTGCAGTGGAGCCTGCGCCACCGCGCTGCGACGTTGGGCGCTGCCGGCGTGTTTCTACTGTTGTCGCTAGCCTTGTTGCCGTTGCTCTCCAAAGGTCTGGTGCCGCCCAGCGACCGCGGCACCATCACCGTCAAGGTCGAGCTTGGGCCGGAAAGCGACATCGACCAGACCCGTCAGGTCACCGAGCGGGTACGCGCCGCGGTTGACCGCATCGACGGCGTCGGTGCGGTGTTCACCAACATCGGCGGCAATGCAGCCGGGCGTGATGCCCAGGTCGCGGAAGTGCGCAAGGCTGAGATGACTTTGGTGCTGTCCGAACGCAAAACACGTGCACCGCAAACGCAGATCGAGCGCGAGGTGCGGCGAGTGTTGGTCAATATCACAGGCGCACGCGCCACCGTGAGTGGCAGCGGGCCGGGCGAGCAGCTGTCGATGATTCTGACCAGCGATTCGGAAGACGCGCTCAACGCGACCGCCTCTGCATTCGCAGGCGAATTGCGGGCGGCCGGCTTGTCCGGCGTGCGCACCCCCGCAAGTCTGGAACGCCCGGAACTGGTTGCGCGGCCGATCGAGAGCCAGACCGCCCGTTATGGAGTGAGCAGCGCCGATATCCGCCAGACCTTGCGTACCGCGACCAGCGGCGATTTCGAACCGCAACTTGCCAAGCTCAATCTGGACAACCGGCAGATCAACATCCGCGTGCAGGTGCCTGACCGGGTCAGTGCCGATCTGGATGCGTTGTCTAATCTACGCGTGCAATCACGCGATGGCCTGATGCCTTTGTCCAGTGTCGCGGTATTGGCAATGGAAAGCGGCCCCACCCAGATCGACCGCGACGATCGCCAACGCTACGTCACGGTGAGCGCCGACCTGAGCGACATGCCGTTGAGCAAGGCGCTGGCGCTGGCCAACACGCGCGCCTCCATCCAGCACCTGCCCTCGAATGTGTCGCTGATCCAGTCCGGCGATGCCGAAGTGGCGGCGGATTTGTCGTCGGGATTAC contains:
- a CDS encoding efflux RND transporter permease subunit, which encodes MVAGVRQAAQLPGMSIALATGGSVRLDQIARVRDGYADRRQAALLDGKPVIGLSIYRTEGFDETQIANGVAQALQHLQQTGTQLRITPVSSTVAYTLEQFEGSMSMLYEGALLAVLVVWLFLRDWRATLIAASALPLPILPAFAVMW
- a CDS encoding efflux RND transporter permease subunit produces the protein MLNTLTLLALAMVVGILVDDAIVEIENIEHHRRMGKSAFQATADAVNEIALVVTATTATLVVVFVPTTLMGGIPGLFFKQFGWTAVIAVVASLLVARLITPIMAARFLSSRYSDRPEPATGAVTASYLRMVQWSLRHRAATLGAAGVFLLLSLALLPLLSKGLVPPSDRGTITVKVELGPESDIDQTRQVTERVRAAVDRIDGVGAVFTNIGGNAAGRDAQVAEVRKAEMTLVLSERKTRAPQTQIEREVRRVLVNITGARATVSGSGPGEQLSMILTSDSEDALNATASAFAGELRAAGLSGVRTPASLERPELVARPIESQTARYGVSSADIRQTLRTATSGDFEPQLAKLNLDNRQINIRVQVPDRVSADLDALSNLRVQSRDGLMPLSSVAVLAMESGPTQIDRDDRQRYVTVSADLSDMPLSKALALANTRASIQHLPSNVSLIQSGDAEVAADLSSGLLLAIVIASVCMLCVLILLFSDFFQPLTILSAIPLSLGGAFVALLLFGSELDVPSMIGLVMLMGIVTKNSILLVEYAVIAIRDGAASVEAALIDAYHKRARPIVMTTMAMIAGMLPIALGFGADASFRQPMAIAVIGGLISSTLLCLVVVPAVFSCIHDVQAWVHRRWRSAVGTQADPADSQGRG